Proteins from a single region of Alphaproteobacteria bacterium LSUCC0719:
- a CDS encoding pirin family protein — translation MSIRPIKMQSQATPTMEGAGVHLHRVFGFGDTDPFDPFLMMDDFRNDDPAEYLKGFPWHPHRGIETITYVLKGNVEHGDSLGNRGVLSDGDVQWMTAGSGIIHQEMPTGNAQGQMHGFQLWANLPRDQKMCTPRYQDIKSLDVNSLTDDDGTHIRIIAGDYRGYRGPVDGIDTDPSYLDIAMPANTTKRFPFDTRRQGFAYIFEGDASFGNASAPFGVNVEKEFAGEELKIRDRSGNRTLVVFGSGDEVEVTSGEHGVRFLLVSGAPLREPVAWHGPIVMNSRAELQEAFRELNAGTFVKTGAEGWLNSRGR, via the coding sequence ATGTCGATCCGTCCCATCAAGATGCAGAGCCAGGCCACACCGACAATGGAAGGCGCCGGGGTTCACCTTCACCGTGTTTTCGGCTTTGGGGACACCGATCCGTTTGATCCGTTCCTGATGATGGATGATTTTCGCAATGACGATCCCGCGGAATATCTCAAGGGGTTTCCCTGGCACCCGCATCGGGGAATCGAAACCATCACCTATGTACTGAAGGGCAATGTCGAACACGGGGACTCGCTTGGCAATCGCGGGGTGTTGAGCGACGGTGACGTGCAGTGGATGACCGCTGGGTCGGGCATCATTCACCAGGAAATGCCGACGGGAAATGCACAGGGCCAGATGCACGGCTTCCAGCTGTGGGCCAACCTGCCTCGTGACCAGAAAATGTGTACGCCGCGCTATCAGGACATCAAATCGCTCGACGTCAATTCCCTGACTGACGATGACGGAACACATATCCGGATTATTGCCGGCGATTATCGCGGCTATCGCGGTCCTGTTGACGGCATCGACACGGATCCGTCCTATCTGGACATCGCCATGCCGGCAAACACCACAAAGCGCTTTCCCTTTGATACAAGACGTCAGGGATTTGCCTATATCTTTGAAGGAGACGCCAGCTTTGGCAACGCGTCGGCGCCCTTCGGTGTCAATGTGGAAAAGGAATTTGCCGGCGAGGAGCTGAAAATCCGTGACCGGTCCGGCAATCGCACATTGGTTGTATTTGGTTCCGGTGACGAGGTCGAGGTGACGTCCGGCGAGCATGGCGTGCGTTTTCTGCTGGTGTCCGGCGCGCCGCTTCGCGAACCTGTCGCCTGGCACGGGCCGATCGTAATGAACAGCCGCGCCGAACTGCAGGAAGCGTTCCGCGAACTGAATGCCGGAACCTTTGTCAAGACAGGTGCCGAAGGCTGGCTGAACTCGCGCGGTCGCTGA